One genomic region from Gadus morhua chromosome 9, gadMor3.0, whole genome shotgun sequence encodes:
- the hdac10 gene encoding polyamine deacetylase HDAC10, with protein sequence MKMGTALIYDEEMTKYKLLWVDPVCKIEVPERLIVSYEALVKSGLADRCVSIPVREATDAEILLAHSEEYLEAVKKTPFMHLEELMTFTQKYGDVYFHPNIYHCAKLAVGATLQLVDNVMTGKVRNGMALVRPPGHHSQSSAANGFCVFNNVAIAAQYAKKHHKAKRVLIVDWDVHHGQGVQYCFEDDPSVLYFSWHRYEHQSFWPNLKESDFDSVGSGKGAGFNVNVPWNKVGMGNSDYLAVFFHVLLPVAYEFSPDLVFICAGFDSAIGDPEGHMSATPDIFAHLTHLLMNLADGKVCAVLEGGYNLTSLAQSVCQTVQTLLGDPAPRPAQLGGACESALESIHSARSIHKKYWSCLQHAAAPFPEEPSSKNRRPAQQGGSQGPEGDAGGDAQREEEKVEEKEEEEIVWPEPLRRVAPSLRSALLLPDAVECPDGCARFSPAHGPGPLERARLRKSYLKESEDEASVTLLYNLTALLGQMEKNEIRNGLALVPDVSMAATLLTSASLSKRVLLVWMGEGPVPSQIIEDEKTLVVHINSMEPHEAQSKYYIPIPLKKGCGDTAGVMQAVLGLLLPLGYQYEPGLVLLARLPGYQVEGGLWQQLTCLLQGLALGHTLVLLQENETAPVGITASCLLGNAALSLGPLVAPGPEDVGSFERLRLRLQTDWPLLQTTAPEKRRNKMDC encoded by the exons ATGAAGATGGGAACTGCGTTGATCTACGATGAAGAGATGACCAAATATAAACTCCTCTGGGTTGA CCCGGTGTGTAAAATCGAGGTTCCTGAGCGATTGATAGTGAGCTATGAAGCTTTGGTGAAGAGCGGTCTTGCTGATCGGTGCGTCTCCATCCCCGTACGAGAGGCAACGGATGCAGAGATCCTGTTGGCCCACAG TGAGGAGTATCTAGAGGCTGTGAAAAAGACCCCGTTCATGCACCTGGAAGAGCTGATGACCTTCACCCAGAAGTACGGCGACGTCTACTTCCACCCG AACATCTACCACTGTGCCAAGCTGGCTGTCGGTGCCACTCTGCAGCTTGTGGACAACGTTATGACGGGGAAGGTGAGGAACGGCATGGCACTGGTCAG ACCTCCAGGGCACCACAGTCAGTCCAGTGCCGCCAATGGGTTTTGTGTGTTCAACAATGTGGCCATCGCAGCTCAATACGCCAAAAAACACCACAAGGCAAAGAG GGTGTTGATCGTGGACTGGGATGTCCACCATGGACAAGGTGTCCAGTACTGCTTCGAGGATGACCCAAG TGTGCTTTACTTCTCCTGGCACCGCTATGAGCATCAGAGCTTCTGGCCCAACCTGAAGGAGTCAGACTTTGACAGTGTGGGGAGTGGGAAAGGAGCTGGATTCAATGTGAATGTGCCTTGGAACAAG GTGGGAATGGGGAACAGTGACTATTTAGCAGTTTTTTTCCACGTTCTCCTACCTGTTGCGTATGAG TTCAGCCCAGACTTGGTGTTCATATGCGCTGGCTTTGACTCGGCCATCGGGGACCCTGAG GGTCACATGTCTGCGACACCGGACATCTTCGCCCATCTCACACACCTCCTCATGAACTTAGCCGACGGCAAAGTGTGTGCCGTTCTGGAG GGAGGGTACAACCTGACCTCTCTGGCTCAGTCGGTGTGCCAGACTGTCCAGACGTTGCTAGGCGATCCCGCCCCACGTCCGGCCCAACTCGGTGGTGCCTGTGAAAG TGCACTTGAGTCCATACATAGTGCCCGGTCAATTCATAAGAAGTACTGGTCCTGTCTGCAGCATGCAG CTGCTCCCTTCCCTGAAGAGCCCAGCTCCAAGAACCGCCGGCCGGCCCAGCAGGGCGGCTCCCAGGGGCCCGAGGGCGATGCTGGAGGGGACgcccagagggaggaggagaaggtggaggagaaagaggaagaggagatagtGTGGCCCGAGCCTCTTCGGCGCGTCGCTCCGTCCCTCCGCAGCGCTCTGCTTCTCCCCGACGCCGTGGAGTGCCCGGACGGCTGCGCACGCTTCAGCCCTGCccacggccccgggcccctggagAGGGCCCGACTCAG GAAAAGCTACCTCAAAGAGTCGGAGGACGAGGCTAGCGTGACGTTGCTCTACAACCTCACTGCCCTGCTCGGACAAATGGAGAAAAACGAG ATTCGTAACGGCCTGGCGTTGGTTCCGGATGTTTCCATGGCAGCCACACTGCTGACCTCAGCATCTCTCTCCAAACG GGTATTGCTGGTGTGGATGGGAGAAGGGCCGGTCCCATCTCAAATCATTGAGGATGA GAAAACACTAGTGGTGCACATCAACAGCATGGAGCCACACGAAGCACAGTCCAAATACTACATTCCCATCCCACTGAAGAAG gGTTGCGGGGACACGGCGGGCGTCATGCAGGCCGTGCTgggtctgctgctgcccctgggATACCAGTACGAGCCGGGTCTGGTGCTGCTGGCCCGGTTGCCGGGCTACCAGGTGGAGGGGGGCCTCTGGCAGCAGCTCACCTGCCTGCTACAGGGCCTGGCCCTGGGACACACGCTGGTACTGCTGCAG GAGAATGAGACCGCTCCAGTTGGCATAACGGCCTCTTGTCTCCTGGGGAACGCCGCCCTCTCTCTGGGGCCCCTGGTTGCCCCCGGGCCGGAGGATGTGGGGTCCTTTGAGAGGCTGAGACTCAGATTGCAGACCGACTGGCCCCTACTGCAAACCACCG CACCGGAGAAAAGGAGAAACAAAATGGACTGCTGA
- the aplnr2 gene encoding apelin receptor 2, whose amino-acid sequence METNMSDPGYASSSYSSPSPPALPQCDYTDWSPSYSIIPSVYLLAFLVGCLGNGLVLWAYLNRAEGRKAGRTSRTTGGATAIGRAFLGKIFLSSRYDVRSGGVLRGDRLDGTFGRYTATPSGGGGAPPCSHPTSSVPSPPRPPRSLTDSLIASLALADLCFLVTLPLWAAYTALGYHWPFGQPLCQVSSFLTALNMYASVFSLSMLSVERYWVLIGRQHSGHHAPNGRPGRTRWVLGGVWALAGVLALPGFLLRSVIEVELGEDAADYDWTPGPAEPSAYPGGDVLLSCQMDYSVLIGDDLSDPERERAKLWWAAALSLKSTLIGFLLPLVVLLACYCSLAHLLSRHFGRGPRPDRRRQRRLLRVIVSLVLAFFLCWLPLHVNKTADLLLELGLVPYSCSLDQALLAAQPYVTCLAYLNSCLNPLLYAACDSSFRRRCREALLLQCPSRRTRKRRSQRGSKAREEAPAEGGGGGGGDGEGEDEKSSAFPTRTQEETADGSGGEGGREEEEGGREEEKGREEEEEGRKAKGIDVA is encoded by the coding sequence ATGGAGACCAATATGTCCGACCCAGGGtatgcctcctcctcctactcctccccctcccccccggcacTCCCCCAGTGCGACTACACCGACTGGTCCCCGTCCTACTCCATCATCCCCTCCGTCTACCTACTGGCCTTCCTGGTGGGCTGCCTGGGCAACGGCCTGGTGCTCTGGGCATACCTGAACCGGGCTGAGGGAAGGAAGGCCGGGCGGACCTCCAGAACCACCGGTGGCGCGACCGCCATCGGCAGAGCGTTCCTCGGCAAAATCTTCCTAAGCAGTCGATACGACGTCCGCTCCGGTGGGGTTCTGCGTGGAGACCGCCTCGACGGGACCTTCGGCCGCTACACAGCCACacccagcggcggcggcggagcccCTCCTTGTTCCCACCCTACGTCCTCCGTTCCATcccccccgcggcccccccGTTCGCTGACCGACTCCCTGATCGCGAGCCTGGCCTTAGCCGACCTGTGCTTCCTGGTCACTCTGCCCCTGTGGGCGGCGTACACGGCGCTGGGCTACCACTGGCCGTTCGGACAGCCCCTCTGCCAGGTCAGCAGCTTCCTGACGGCGCTCAACATGTACGCCAGCGTGTTCAGCCTCAGCATGCTGAGCGTGGAGCGCTACTGGGTGCTGATTGGGCGGCAGCACTCGGGCCACCACGCCCCCAACGGCCGCCCCGGCAGGACGCGCTGGGTGCTGGGGGGAGTGTGGGCGCTGGCGGGGGTTCTGGCGCTTCCCGGTTTCCTGCTGCGCTCCGTCAtagaggtggagctgggggaggaCGCCGCCGACTACGACTGGACGCCGGGGCCCGCGGAGCCGTCGGCGTACCCCGGCGGTGACGTCCTGCTCTCCTGCCAGATGGACTACTCCGTGCTGATCGGCGACGACCTGTCGGACCCCGAGCGGGAGCGGGCCAAGCTGTGGTGGGCGGCCGCCCTGAGTCTGAAGTCCACCCTGATCGGCTTCCTCCTGCCCCTCGTGGTCCTGCTGGCGTGCTACTGCTCGCTGGCCCACCTCCTGAGCCGCCACTTCGGCCGCGGGCCCCGGCCCGACCGCCGGCGGCAGCGGCGTCTCCTGCGGGTCATCGTCAGCCTGGTGCTGGCCTTCTTCCTGTGCTGGCTGCCGCTGCACGTCAACAAGACGGCggacctgctgctggagctggggCTGGTGCCGTACTCCTGCTCCCTGGACCAGGCCCTGCTGGCCGCCCAGCCCTACGTCACGTGCCTGGCCTACCTCAACAGCTGCCTCAACCCGCTGCTGTACGCCGCGTGCGACTCCTCCttcaggaggaggtgcagggaggCCCTGCTCCTCCAGTGCCCGTCGCGGAggaccaggaagaggaggagtcagaggggGTCTAAGGCGCGCGAGGAGGCGCCGgccgagggaggaggaggaggaggaggagacggggagggggaagaTGAGAAGAGCTCCGCTTTTCCCACGAGAACTCAGGAGGAGACGGCGGATggcagcgggggggagggggggagggaggaggaggaggggggaagggaggaggagaaggggagggaggaggaggaggaggggaggaaggcgAAGGGGATTGATGTCGCGTAG
- the pus7 gene encoding pseudouridylate synthase 7 homolog: MEETEPALVPVQGGEKRVCPEEEKGEAVPSKKPRVNDNNGGKSKHPVKDDEDEEEEMPKDEEEEEDGETFADMMKHGLTELDVGILKFISEHKGFSGILKERYSDFVVHEINREGKTVQLDDLSIPPEEEEAPEPEPAADDLDVLTEEQKKELGELQLFKNKEGDVSIEVVDDTKEKRTQIHKAIKTQFPGLETKTEERDTHKFIVAYHAAGKKALAAPRKHSWPKNRGAFCHFVLYKENKDTMDSINVLSKFLRLRPNVFSYMGTKDKRAITVQEIAVLRITAERLSHLNKCLNNFKLGNFCYKNHPLKLGELQGNHFTVVLRNISGSQEQVEQALKSLKETGFINYYGMQRFGTTAVPTYQVGKAILRNDWSEVVDLILKPRPGAEKGYLVRCREEWAKSQDPEAALKKLPVKRCVEGQLLRGLCMYGKKNVITAFGLIPRNNRLMYIHSYQSVVWNTMVSRRIEAFGLNAVEGDLVLKGGTAHMLSAEEAKGLSIHDIVMPLPGYDVIYPSHHVGKGYREMLTADGLDIDTMRHKVKDYSLAGAYRRVVIRPSDVSWEVIQYDDPRVSLVHTDVEKLEDKPGPVFNTEGKYRALRMEFSLPPSTYATMAIREVLKMDTSIKNQTQLNTTWFN, translated from the exons ATGGAAGAAACGGAACCCGCACTGGTCCCTGTCCAAGGAGGTGAAAAGCGCGTCTGTcccgaggaggagaagggggaggctgTGCCTTCGAAGAAACCCAGGgttaatgataataatggaGGCAAATCCAAACATCCAGTCaaagatgatgaggatgaggaggaggaaatgcccaaagatgaggaggaggaggaggatggagagaccTTTGCGGACATGATGAAACATGGGCTGACAGAGTTGGATGTTGGAATTCTCAAGTTCATCAGCGAGCATAAGGGATTCTCTGGTATTCTGAAGGAGAG ATATTCGGACTTTGTTGTTCATGAGATCAACAGAGAAGGCAAGACTGTGCAGTTGGATGACCTATCCATTCCTCCAGAGGAAGAG GAGGCCCCAGAGCCTGAGCCCGCAGCAGATGACCTTGACGTCCTGACcgaggagcagaagaaggagcTGGGGGAACTGCAGCTGTTTAAGAACAAGGAGGGCGACGTCTccatagag GTCGTGGACGACACCAAAGAGAAGCGGACCCAGATCCACAAGGCCATCAAGACCCAGTTCCCCGGTCTGGAGACAAAGACTGAGGAGCGGGACACTCACAAGTTCATCGTGGCCTACCATGCCGCGGGCAAGAAGGCCCTGGCAG CACCGCGGAAACACTCCTGGCCCAAAAACCGCGGTGCTTTCTGCCACTTCGTGCTCTACAAGGAGAACAAGGATACTATGGATTCCATCAACGTTCTCTCCAAGTTCCTCAG GCTCAGACCGAATGTCTTCTCCTACATGGGAACCAAGGACAAGCGGGCCATCACCGTACAAGAGATCGCCGTTCTCAG GATCACTGCAGAGCGACTGTCTCACCTCAACAAGTGCCTGAATAACTTCAAGCTGGGGAACTTCTGCTACAAGAACCATCCCCTGAAGCTCGGGGAGCTCCAGGGCAATCACTTCACCGTGGTCCTCAG GAACATCTCAGGAAGCCAAGAGCAGGTGGAGCAGGCCCTGAAATCCCTGAAGGAGACGGGCTTCATCAACTACTACGGCATGCAGCGCTTCGGCACAACCGCAGTGCCCACCTACCAGGTTGGAAA GGCCATCCTGAGGAATGACTGGAGCGAGGTGGTTGACCTGATCCTGAAGCCGAGACCGGGAG cgGAGAAGGGCTATCTGGTCCGCTGCCGGGAGGAGTGGGCCAAGTCCCAGGACCCGGAGGCCGCCCTGAAGAAGCTGCCGGTCAAGCGCTGCGTGGAGGGCCAGCTCCTGCGGGGCCTCTGCATGTACGGCAAGAAGAACGTCATCACCGCCTTCGGACTG ATCCCGCGTAACAACCGCCTGATGTACATCCACAGCTACCAAAGCGTGGTGTGGAACACCATGGTGAGCCGCAGGATCGAGGCCTTCGGCCTGAATGCGGTGGAGGGCGACCTGGTGCTGAAAGGAG GCACAGCGCACATGTTATCTGCAGAGGAAGCAAAGGGCCTCTCTATCCATGATATTGTCATGCCTCTGCCTGGCTATGACGTCATCTACCCCTCCCACCATG TGGGGAAAGGCTACAGGGAGATGCTGACGGCCGACGGCCTAGACATCGACACCATGAGGCACAAGGTGAAGGACTACTCGCTGGCCGGGGCCTACAGACGCGTGGTCATCCGGCCCAGTGACGTCAGCTG GGAGGTGATCCAGTACGATGACCCCAGAGTCTCCCTGGTGCACACGGACGTGGAGAAGCTGGAGGACAAACCGGGCCCAGTGTTCAACACCG AGGGCAAGTACCGAGCCCTGCGCATGGagttctccctccccccctccacctacGCTACCATGGCGATCCGGGAGGTGCTCAAGATGGACACCAGCATCAAGAACCAGACCCAGCTCAACACCACGTGGTTCAACTGA
- the LOC115550757 gene encoding endonuclease domain-containing 1 protein-like: MTQGDLQEKLVPACRKFLYMSTLPQGNQGPQLELICQYYNGKARFVTLYDTLHRIPVYSAYTFKRSDGSRKVDVPWMYEPQLSIATGSRDMQQFPQRDLHRSADDAQAVLEDYRDTVDIVRGQLNPDQHQSEFDDQAATYTMTNAVPLIKEFSEGPWAAQEKVTRQRLNNYCQGTAYVVTGVLTSGRALRRFDADRVAVPDYVWSAYCCDDYDCNAPYHEFSRFPAFASLGRNRRLDNTVEETSVQQLEDFIKRATGKTVNIFYKDCK, encoded by the exons ATGACACAAGGGGACCTTCAGGAAAAGCTAGTCCCCGCCTGCCGTAAGTTTCTGTACATGAGCACGCTGCCACAGGGAAACCAAGGCCCGCAGCTGGAGCTGATCTGCCAGTACTACAATGGGAAGGCCCGCTTTGTGACTCTGTACGACACGCTCCACCGGATCCCCGTCTATTCTGCCTACACCTTCAAGCGCTCCGACGGTTCCCGGAAGGTCGACGTTCCTTGGATGTATGAGCCACAG CTTTCCATAGCCACGGGTTCACGGGACATGCAGCAGTTCCCTCAGAGGGACCTCCACCGGAGCGCTGACGACGCTCAGGCGGTGCTGGAAGACTACCGGGACACCGTGGACATCGTGCGTGGCCAGCTCAACCCGGACCAGCACCAGAGCGAATTCGACGACCAGGCGGCGACCTACACCATGACCAACGCGGTCCCCCTGATCAAGGAGTTCAGCGAGGGCCCCTGGGCGGCGCAGGAGAAGGTCACGCGCCAGCGACTCAACAACTACTGCCAGGGCACAGCGTACGTCGTCACCGGAGTGTTGACCTCTGGAAGGGCCCTTCGTCGCTTCGACGCCGACCGCGTGGCCGTTCCCGACTATGTGTGGTCGGCGTACTGCTGCGACGACTATGACTGCAACGCGCCGTACCACGAGTTCTCCCGGTTCCCCGCGTTCGCCTCTCTGGGGCGCAACAGAAGGCTGGACAATACGGTGGAGGAGACGTCCGTCCAGCAGTTGGAGGACTTCATCAAGAGAGCGACTGGCAAGACGGTCAATATTTTTTACAAGGATTGTAAATGA